From one Deinococcus depolymerans genomic stretch:
- a CDS encoding M3 family oligoendopeptidase: MTATSTDLSAPDLSAVEAKLHVPAGNSRWEAFSGRYRDLLDAPLDAAGVPAWLADWNAVSSALIDTASRLSTHADLHTDRPDVQERYQTFVAQVLPEAERAEQALKEKLLAVPDYVPAPEFALNFRRMRDAAALYREANVTLGVTHEAQKNRYSVATGNQKVTLNGQTLTIPQAKQRLDSPDRAAREAAWRALSESNRGVAAELDGVMLDLIGTRWQLARNADLPTFRDYQWRVLDRVDYSPADCHAFHEAVRDEAVPLTARIVQGIAAQLGLDSVRPWDYNRNSLLDPQGRAPLTPFRTGAELETLAETAFASLDADLAARFRQMRAGGLLDLESRPGKMTHAYCQYFPTHNEPFVLMNVVGSAEDVRVLFHEVGHAFHGFYSGDAQPLVWNRWSPIEFVEIPSMAMEFLTLDHLGHVFTPEELDRYREKQLQGVVAFLPWAAQMDAFQHWLYAEAPETVMVADLDAKWLELDRTFHPFVNWEGLDETVRAKGWQYYHVFQAPFYYIEYAMCYLAATGIWRAAQADPAGALDRYRASLRLGSTVSVPELYRAAGVEFRFDRAYIRGLMAFIETQLPR; the protein is encoded by the coding sequence ATGACCGCCACCTCCACTGACCTGAGTGCGCCCGACCTGAGTGCCGTCGAGGCCAAGCTGCATGTCCCAGCCGGGAATTCCCGCTGGGAGGCGTTCTCGGGTCGCTACCGGGACCTGCTGGACGCGCCGCTGGACGCCGCCGGCGTGCCGGCGTGGCTGGCGGACTGGAACGCGGTCAGCAGCGCCCTGATCGACACGGCGTCACGGCTGTCCACCCACGCGGACCTGCACACCGACCGCCCGGACGTGCAGGAACGCTACCAGACCTTCGTGGCGCAGGTGCTGCCCGAAGCGGAGCGGGCCGAACAGGCCCTCAAGGAGAAACTGCTGGCCGTGCCGGACTACGTGCCGGCCCCCGAGTTCGCGCTGAACTTCCGGCGGATGCGCGACGCGGCGGCGCTGTACCGCGAGGCGAACGTGACGCTGGGCGTGACGCACGAGGCGCAGAAAAACCGTTACTCGGTCGCGACCGGCAACCAGAAGGTCACGCTGAACGGCCAGACGCTGACCATCCCGCAGGCCAAGCAGCGCCTGGACAGCCCGGACCGCGCGGCGCGCGAGGCGGCGTGGCGCGCCCTGAGCGAGAGCAACCGGGGCGTCGCCGCCGAACTCGACGGGGTGATGCTGGACCTGATCGGCACGCGCTGGCAGCTGGCCCGCAACGCCGACCTGCCCACCTTCCGCGACTACCAGTGGCGGGTCCTGGACCGGGTGGATTACTCGCCCGCCGACTGCCACGCCTTCCACGAGGCGGTGCGGGACGAGGCCGTGCCGCTCACCGCGCGGATCGTGCAGGGGATCGCCGCGCAGCTGGGCCTGGACAGCGTGCGCCCCTGGGATTACAACCGCAACAGCCTGCTCGACCCGCAGGGCCGCGCGCCCCTGACGCCCTTCCGCACGGGCGCGGAACTCGAGACGCTGGCCGAGACGGCCTTCGCGTCACTGGACGCCGACCTGGCCGCACGCTTCCGGCAGATGCGGGCAGGCGGGCTGCTGGACCTGGAATCCCGGCCCGGCAAGATGACGCACGCCTACTGCCAGTACTTCCCCACCCACAACGAACCGTTCGTGCTGATGAACGTGGTGGGCAGCGCCGAGGACGTGCGCGTGCTGTTCCACGAGGTCGGGCACGCCTTCCACGGCTTCTACAGCGGGGACGCGCAGCCGCTCGTCTGGAACCGCTGGAGTCCCATTGAGTTCGTGGAGATTCCCAGCATGGCCATGGAGTTCCTGACCCTGGACCACCTGGGGCACGTGTTCACGCCCGAGGAGCTGGACCGTTACCGCGAGAAGCAGCTGCAGGGCGTCGTGGCGTTCCTGCCGTGGGCCGCGCAGATGGACGCCTTCCAGCACTGGCTGTACGCCGAGGCGCCCGAGACGGTCATGGTCGCGGATCTGGACGCCAAGTGGCTGGAACTCGACCGGACCTTCCACCCCTTCGTGAACTGGGAGGGCCTGGACGAGACGGTGCGCGCCAAGGGCTGGCAGTACTACCACGTGTTCCAGGCGCCCTTCTACTACATCGAGTACGCCATGTGTTACCTCGCGGCGACCGGCATCTGGCGGGCCGCGCAGGCGGACCCGGCGGGCGCCCTCGACCGCTACAGGGCCAGCCTGCGTCTGGGCAGCACGGTCAGCGTGCCGGAGCTGTACCGCGCCGCCGGGGTGGAATTCCGCTTCGACCGCGCGTACATCCGGGGCCTGATGGCCTTCATCGAGACGCAACTGCCCCGCTGA